A single Ammospiza caudacuta isolate bAmmCau1 chromosome 6, bAmmCau1.pri, whole genome shotgun sequence DNA region contains:
- the ZNF143 gene encoding zinc finger protein 143 isoform X1 — protein sequence MLLAQINRDSQGMTEFSGGGMEAQHVTLCLTEAVAVQGDPSDGDNLENMEGVSLQAVTLADGSTAYIQHNSKDGKLMDGQVIQLEDGSAAYVQHVPMPKSRESLRLEDGQAVQLEDGTTAFIHHTSKDSYDQSALQAVQLEDGTTAYIHHTVQMPQSDTILAIQADGTVAGLHTGDAAIDPDTISALEQYAAKVSIDGNDSVSSTGIIGENEQDKKMQIVLQGHGTRVTAKSQQTGEKAFRCDYDGCGKLYTTAHHLKVHERSHTGDRPYQCEHPGCGKAFATGYGLKSHVRTHTGEKPYRCTEENCTKSFKTSGDLQKHIRTHTGERPFKCPFEGCGRSFTTSNIRKVHIRTHTGERPYYCTEPGCGRAFASATNYKNHVRIHTGEKPYVCTVPGCDKRFTEYSSLYKHHVVHTHSKPYNCNHCGKTYKQISTLAMHKRTAHNDTEPIEEEQEAFFEPPPGQGEDVLKGSQITYVTGVEGEDVISAQVATVTQSGLGQQVALISQDGTQHVNISQADMQAIGNTITMVTQDGTTITVPAHDAVISSAGTHSVAMVTAEGTEGQQVAIVAQDLAAFHSASSEMGHQQHGHHLVTTETRPVTLLATSNGTQIAVQLGEQQSLEEAIRIASRIQQGETPGIDD from the exons ATGTTATTAGCTCAGATCAATCGAGACTCTCAGGGAATGACGGAGTTTTCTGGAGGAGGAATGGAGGCCCAGCACGTGACTCTGTGTCTGACAGAAGCTGTAGCTGTGCAAGGTGACCCTTCAG ATGGTGACAACTTGGAAAACATGGAAGGTGTAAGTTTGCAAGCAGTCACCCTGGCTGATGGCTCCACTGCTTACATCCAGCACAATTCTAAAG ATGGCAAATTAATGGATGGCCAAGTGATTCAATTAGAAGATGGTTCTGCTGCTTATGTTCAACATGTACCTATGCCTAAAAGCA GGGAGAGCCTGCGCCTGGAGGATGGACAGGCGGTGCAGCTGGAGGATGGAACCACAGCATTTATCCATCACACCTCAAAAG ACAGTTATGACCAGAgtgccctgcaggctgtgcagctggaggatGGAACCACTGCCTACATCCACCACACAGTGCAGATGCCCCAGTCTGACACCATTCTGGCCATCCAGGCTGATGGCACAGTGGCAGGACTGCACACAGGAGATGCTGCCATCGACCCTGACACCATCAGTGCTTTGGAGCAGTATGCAGCCAAG GTGTCTATTGATGGAAATGACAGTGTTAGTAGCACAGGAATTATAGGTGAAAATGAACAAGATAAAAAAATGCAG ATTGTCTTGCAAGGACATGGAACAAGAGTGACTGCAAAATCTCAGCAGACTGGAGAGAAAGCCTTTCGCTGTGATTATGACGGCTGTGGAAAGCTGTACACAACAGCTCACCATCTTAAG GTGCATGAAAGGTCTCACACAGGAGACAGACCATACCAGTGTGAGCATCCTGGATGTGGCAAAGCCTTTGCAACAG GGTACGGGCTGAAGAGCCACGTGCGCACGCACACCGGGGAGAAGCCCTATCGCTGCACCGAGGAGAACTGCACCAAGTCCTTCAAGACTTCAGGAGACCTGCAGAAGCACATTAGGACACACACAG GTGAAAGGCCTTTTAAGTGTCCCTTTGAAGGATGTGGCAGGTCATTCACAACATCTAATATTAGAAAGGTTCACATCAGGACACACACGGGCGAGAGGCCTTATTACTGTACAGAGCCAGGATGTGGGAGAGCTTTTGCCAGTGCAACTAATTATAAGAATCATGTGAGAATACACACAG GGGAGAAGCCCTATGTGTGTACAGTTCCTGGCTGTGACAAACGTTTCACAGAGTATTCCAGTTTATACAAACATCATGTTGTACATACTCATTCCAAACCCTACAACTGCAATCACTGTGGGAAGACCTACAAGCAGATCTCTACCCTTGCTATGCACAAACGGACAGCACACAACGACACAGAGCCCATTGAGGAAGAACAAGAGGCTTTCTTTGAGCCACCTCCAG GTCAAGGTGAAGATGTGCTCAAAGGCTCCCAGATCACCTATGTGACAGGTGTAGAGGGAGAAGATGTCATTTCTGCACAGGTTGCAACAGTCACTCAGTCAGGATTAGGCCAACAAGTAGCACTCATATCCCAGGATGGAACCCAACAT GTGAACATTTCCCAGGCAGACATGCAGGCCATCGGCAACACCATCACCATGGTGACACAAGATGGCACCACCATCACCGTCCCTGCCCACGACGCCGTCATCTCCTCGGCCGGCACGCACTCGGTGGCCATGGTCACTGCAGAGGGCACCGAGGGACAGCAG GTTGCAATTGTGGCCCAGGACCTAGCAGCATTTCACAGTGCCTCCTCAGAAATGGGACACCAGCAGCATGGACACCACCTAGTGACTACAGAAACCAGACCTGTCACATTGTTGGCCACATCCAATGGGACACAAATTGCAGTACAG CTTGGAGAACAACAGTCTCTGGAAGAAGCCATTAGAATAGCCTCCAGAATACAACAGGGGGAAACACCAGGGATTGATGATTAA
- the ZNF143 gene encoding zinc finger protein 143 isoform X3, whose amino-acid sequence MLLAQINRDSQGMTEFSGGGMEAQHVTLCLTEAVAVQGDPSDGDNLENMEGVSLQAVTLADGSTAYIQHNSKDGKLMDGQVIQLEDGSAAYVQHVPMPKSRESLRLEDGQAVQLEDGTTAFIHHTSKDSYDQSALQAVQLEDGTTAYIHHTVQMPQSDTILAIQADGTVAGLHTGDAAIDPDTISALEQYAAKIVLQGHGTRVTAKSQQTGEKAFRCDYDGCGKLYTTAHHLKVHERSHTGDRPYQCEHPGCGKAFATGYGLKSHVRTHTGEKPYRCTEENCTKSFKTSGDLQKHIRTHTGERPFKCPFEGCGRSFTTSNIRKVHIRTHTGERPYYCTEPGCGRAFASATNYKNHVRIHTGEKPYVCTVPGCDKRFTEYSSLYKHHVVHTHSKPYNCNHCGKTYKQISTLAMHKRTAHNDTEPIEEEQEAFFEPPPGQGEDVLKGSQITYVTGVEGEDVISAQVATVTQSGLGQQVALISQDGTQHVNISQADMQAIGNTITMVTQDGTTITVPAHDAVISSAGTHSVAMVTAEGTEGQQVAIVAQDLAAFHSASSEMGHQQHGHHLVTTETRPVTLLATSNGTQIAVQLGEQQSLEEAIRIASRIQQGETPGIDD is encoded by the exons ATGTTATTAGCTCAGATCAATCGAGACTCTCAGGGAATGACGGAGTTTTCTGGAGGAGGAATGGAGGCCCAGCACGTGACTCTGTGTCTGACAGAAGCTGTAGCTGTGCAAGGTGACCCTTCAG ATGGTGACAACTTGGAAAACATGGAAGGTGTAAGTTTGCAAGCAGTCACCCTGGCTGATGGCTCCACTGCTTACATCCAGCACAATTCTAAAG ATGGCAAATTAATGGATGGCCAAGTGATTCAATTAGAAGATGGTTCTGCTGCTTATGTTCAACATGTACCTATGCCTAAAAGCA GGGAGAGCCTGCGCCTGGAGGATGGACAGGCGGTGCAGCTGGAGGATGGAACCACAGCATTTATCCATCACACCTCAAAAG ACAGTTATGACCAGAgtgccctgcaggctgtgcagctggaggatGGAACCACTGCCTACATCCACCACACAGTGCAGATGCCCCAGTCTGACACCATTCTGGCCATCCAGGCTGATGGCACAGTGGCAGGACTGCACACAGGAGATGCTGCCATCGACCCTGACACCATCAGTGCTTTGGAGCAGTATGCAGCCAAG ATTGTCTTGCAAGGACATGGAACAAGAGTGACTGCAAAATCTCAGCAGACTGGAGAGAAAGCCTTTCGCTGTGATTATGACGGCTGTGGAAAGCTGTACACAACAGCTCACCATCTTAAG GTGCATGAAAGGTCTCACACAGGAGACAGACCATACCAGTGTGAGCATCCTGGATGTGGCAAAGCCTTTGCAACAG GGTACGGGCTGAAGAGCCACGTGCGCACGCACACCGGGGAGAAGCCCTATCGCTGCACCGAGGAGAACTGCACCAAGTCCTTCAAGACTTCAGGAGACCTGCAGAAGCACATTAGGACACACACAG GTGAAAGGCCTTTTAAGTGTCCCTTTGAAGGATGTGGCAGGTCATTCACAACATCTAATATTAGAAAGGTTCACATCAGGACACACACGGGCGAGAGGCCTTATTACTGTACAGAGCCAGGATGTGGGAGAGCTTTTGCCAGTGCAACTAATTATAAGAATCATGTGAGAATACACACAG GGGAGAAGCCCTATGTGTGTACAGTTCCTGGCTGTGACAAACGTTTCACAGAGTATTCCAGTTTATACAAACATCATGTTGTACATACTCATTCCAAACCCTACAACTGCAATCACTGTGGGAAGACCTACAAGCAGATCTCTACCCTTGCTATGCACAAACGGACAGCACACAACGACACAGAGCCCATTGAGGAAGAACAAGAGGCTTTCTTTGAGCCACCTCCAG GTCAAGGTGAAGATGTGCTCAAAGGCTCCCAGATCACCTATGTGACAGGTGTAGAGGGAGAAGATGTCATTTCTGCACAGGTTGCAACAGTCACTCAGTCAGGATTAGGCCAACAAGTAGCACTCATATCCCAGGATGGAACCCAACAT GTGAACATTTCCCAGGCAGACATGCAGGCCATCGGCAACACCATCACCATGGTGACACAAGATGGCACCACCATCACCGTCCCTGCCCACGACGCCGTCATCTCCTCGGCCGGCACGCACTCGGTGGCCATGGTCACTGCAGAGGGCACCGAGGGACAGCAG GTTGCAATTGTGGCCCAGGACCTAGCAGCATTTCACAGTGCCTCCTCAGAAATGGGACACCAGCAGCATGGACACCACCTAGTGACTACAGAAACCAGACCTGTCACATTGTTGGCCACATCCAATGGGACACAAATTGCAGTACAG CTTGGAGAACAACAGTCTCTGGAAGAAGCCATTAGAATAGCCTCCAGAATACAACAGGGGGAAACACCAGGGATTGATGATTAA
- the ZNF143 gene encoding zinc finger protein 143 isoform X2 gives MLLAQINRDSQGMTEFSGGGMEAQHVTLCLTEAVAVQDGDNLENMEGVSLQAVTLADGSTAYIQHNSKDGKLMDGQVIQLEDGSAAYVQHVPMPKSRESLRLEDGQAVQLEDGTTAFIHHTSKDSYDQSALQAVQLEDGTTAYIHHTVQMPQSDTILAIQADGTVAGLHTGDAAIDPDTISALEQYAAKVSIDGNDSVSSTGIIGENEQDKKMQIVLQGHGTRVTAKSQQTGEKAFRCDYDGCGKLYTTAHHLKVHERSHTGDRPYQCEHPGCGKAFATGYGLKSHVRTHTGEKPYRCTEENCTKSFKTSGDLQKHIRTHTGERPFKCPFEGCGRSFTTSNIRKVHIRTHTGERPYYCTEPGCGRAFASATNYKNHVRIHTGEKPYVCTVPGCDKRFTEYSSLYKHHVVHTHSKPYNCNHCGKTYKQISTLAMHKRTAHNDTEPIEEEQEAFFEPPPGQGEDVLKGSQITYVTGVEGEDVISAQVATVTQSGLGQQVALISQDGTQHVNISQADMQAIGNTITMVTQDGTTITVPAHDAVISSAGTHSVAMVTAEGTEGQQVAIVAQDLAAFHSASSEMGHQQHGHHLVTTETRPVTLLATSNGTQIAVQLGEQQSLEEAIRIASRIQQGETPGIDD, from the exons ATGTTATTAGCTCAGATCAATCGAGACTCTCAGGGAATGACGGAGTTTTCTGGAGGAGGAATGGAGGCCCAGCACGTGACTCTGTGTCTGACAGAAGCTGTAGCTGTGCAAG ATGGTGACAACTTGGAAAACATGGAAGGTGTAAGTTTGCAAGCAGTCACCCTGGCTGATGGCTCCACTGCTTACATCCAGCACAATTCTAAAG ATGGCAAATTAATGGATGGCCAAGTGATTCAATTAGAAGATGGTTCTGCTGCTTATGTTCAACATGTACCTATGCCTAAAAGCA GGGAGAGCCTGCGCCTGGAGGATGGACAGGCGGTGCAGCTGGAGGATGGAACCACAGCATTTATCCATCACACCTCAAAAG ACAGTTATGACCAGAgtgccctgcaggctgtgcagctggaggatGGAACCACTGCCTACATCCACCACACAGTGCAGATGCCCCAGTCTGACACCATTCTGGCCATCCAGGCTGATGGCACAGTGGCAGGACTGCACACAGGAGATGCTGCCATCGACCCTGACACCATCAGTGCTTTGGAGCAGTATGCAGCCAAG GTGTCTATTGATGGAAATGACAGTGTTAGTAGCACAGGAATTATAGGTGAAAATGAACAAGATAAAAAAATGCAG ATTGTCTTGCAAGGACATGGAACAAGAGTGACTGCAAAATCTCAGCAGACTGGAGAGAAAGCCTTTCGCTGTGATTATGACGGCTGTGGAAAGCTGTACACAACAGCTCACCATCTTAAG GTGCATGAAAGGTCTCACACAGGAGACAGACCATACCAGTGTGAGCATCCTGGATGTGGCAAAGCCTTTGCAACAG GGTACGGGCTGAAGAGCCACGTGCGCACGCACACCGGGGAGAAGCCCTATCGCTGCACCGAGGAGAACTGCACCAAGTCCTTCAAGACTTCAGGAGACCTGCAGAAGCACATTAGGACACACACAG GTGAAAGGCCTTTTAAGTGTCCCTTTGAAGGATGTGGCAGGTCATTCACAACATCTAATATTAGAAAGGTTCACATCAGGACACACACGGGCGAGAGGCCTTATTACTGTACAGAGCCAGGATGTGGGAGAGCTTTTGCCAGTGCAACTAATTATAAGAATCATGTGAGAATACACACAG GGGAGAAGCCCTATGTGTGTACAGTTCCTGGCTGTGACAAACGTTTCACAGAGTATTCCAGTTTATACAAACATCATGTTGTACATACTCATTCCAAACCCTACAACTGCAATCACTGTGGGAAGACCTACAAGCAGATCTCTACCCTTGCTATGCACAAACGGACAGCACACAACGACACAGAGCCCATTGAGGAAGAACAAGAGGCTTTCTTTGAGCCACCTCCAG GTCAAGGTGAAGATGTGCTCAAAGGCTCCCAGATCACCTATGTGACAGGTGTAGAGGGAGAAGATGTCATTTCTGCACAGGTTGCAACAGTCACTCAGTCAGGATTAGGCCAACAAGTAGCACTCATATCCCAGGATGGAACCCAACAT GTGAACATTTCCCAGGCAGACATGCAGGCCATCGGCAACACCATCACCATGGTGACACAAGATGGCACCACCATCACCGTCCCTGCCCACGACGCCGTCATCTCCTCGGCCGGCACGCACTCGGTGGCCATGGTCACTGCAGAGGGCACCGAGGGACAGCAG GTTGCAATTGTGGCCCAGGACCTAGCAGCATTTCACAGTGCCTCCTCAGAAATGGGACACCAGCAGCATGGACACCACCTAGTGACTACAGAAACCAGACCTGTCACATTGTTGGCCACATCCAATGGGACACAAATTGCAGTACAG CTTGGAGAACAACAGTCTCTGGAAGAAGCCATTAGAATAGCCTCCAGAATACAACAGGGGGAAACACCAGGGATTGATGATTAA